A single region of the Thermodesulfatator indicus DSM 15286 genome encodes:
- a CDS encoding TIGR03790 family protein has protein sequence MPKLKIWLVIFFLIISVPRVFALKTHLTPERILVVVNTKSPKSKRVAAFYQKARQIPAENMLYLPMPTREEITRPFYLKFIETPIRKFLEKKAWQDKILVILLMPDVPHKIAGKVAKNGDAASVDSELTLLYRKMLFGPYRKDGWLPNPYFQSPIDEPFEHDRYDIYLVTRIDGYTEKDSLALIKRATAAKKTHPPYTLVLDAKDGPARPGDNWLHAAYLLLKDFPGLKIEASFNRAFLVSGERVIGYASWGSNDPNYPKDRKLYFKFLPGAIGVTFVSTSARTFIEPPRHWQVNRGRKYFFQGSPQSLIGDLVRLGITGISGNAYEPYLSACARPHLLFPAYIKGKTLAEAYYRSLAYLSWQTVVLGDPLASIGPREVERPPLENWFVKRKEAYQEAKKSKDYLLLAKIEMHLGWPEKALKYLKKLKEEKETLPPQAYYLLLAMARQKDFERRVIDFLKYDSNENAKIVEAFIYIKHKRYAWAEKVLLETPLKTPDALFLLGKVKLALKDCESAVNLIEKAIALKPNAWGFYPDLYRALKACGQKERAEKIKTKLLQMPSLAELWPELKN, from the coding sequence ATGCCCAAGTTGAAAATCTGGCTCGTAATTTTTTTTCTCATAATATCTGTTCCTCGAGTTTTTGCCCTTAAAACCCACCTAACCCCTGAACGCATTCTGGTAGTAGTAAACACCAAAAGCCCAAAATCAAAGAGAGTAGCTGCTTTTTATCAAAAGGCTCGTCAGATACCTGCCGAAAACATGCTTTATCTACCTATGCCAACGCGTGAAGAAATAACTCGCCCTTTTTATCTAAAGTTCATTGAAACCCCGATACGCAAGTTTTTGGAAAAAAAAGCATGGCAGGACAAGATTCTTGTAATCCTTTTAATGCCTGACGTGCCGCACAAAATTGCTGGAAAAGTAGCCAAAAATGGAGATGCCGCTTCGGTTGACTCTGAGCTTACCTTACTTTACCGCAAGATGTTATTTGGCCCTTACCGTAAAGATGGCTGGTTACCAAACCCTTATTTTCAAAGTCCGATTGACGAACCCTTTGAACATGACCGCTACGACATTTACTTAGTAACCCGCATAGATGGTTATACGGAAAAAGACTCTCTTGCTCTTATAAAAAGGGCCACCGCTGCTAAAAAAACTCATCCTCCATATACGCTTGTTTTAGATGCCAAAGATGGGCCGGCAAGACCGGGTGATAATTGGCTACACGCTGCCTATTTGCTTCTTAAAGATTTTCCCGGCCTAAAAATCGAAGCCTCTTTTAACCGGGCTTTTTTAGTTTCAGGAGAAAGGGTGATTGGCTATGCCTCTTGGGGCTCAAATGACCCTAATTATCCAAAAGACCGTAAGCTTTACTTTAAATTTTTGCCAGGAGCCATTGGTGTCACTTTTGTTAGCACTAGCGCCCGTACTTTTATAGAACCGCCGAGACACTGGCAGGTAAATCGAGGCCGAAAATATTTTTTCCAGGGTTCTCCACAGTCCCTAATTGGTGATCTGGTGCGCCTAGGCATAACGGGTATCTCTGGAAATGCTTATGAACCCTATCTTTCAGCTTGTGCTAGGCCCCATTTGCTATTTCCTGCCTATATTAAAGGTAAAACCTTGGCAGAGGCTTATTATCGTTCTTTGGCTTACCTTAGCTGGCAAACTGTTGTTTTAGGAGATCCTCTGGCCAGTATCGGACCAAGAGAAGTGGAGAGGCCTCCTTTAGAAAATTGGTTTGTTAAAAGAAAAGAGGCCTACCAAGAAGCTAAAAAATCTAAAGATTACCTTCTGTTAGCTAAAATTGAGATGCATCTCGGCTGGCCAGAGAAGGCACTCAAGTATCTCAAAAAACTCAAAGAAGAAAAAGAAACCCTGCCGCCTCAAGCATACTATCTTCTTTTGGCTATGGCTCGTCAAAAAGATTTTGAGAGACGGGTAATCGATTTTTTGAAGTATGACTCCAATGAAAACGCAAAAATTGTAGAGGCCTTTATCTATATCAAGCACAAAAGGTATGCCTGGGCGGAAAAAGTGCTTTTAGAAACACCTCTTAAAACCCCTGACGCCCTCTTTTTGCTTGGCAAAGTAAAACTTGCCCTCAAAGACTGCGAAAGTGCTGTAAATCTCATAGAAAAAGCTATCGCTTTAAAACCTAATGCCTGGGGTTTTTATCCAGACCTTTACAGGGCTTTAAAGGCTTGCGGGCAAAAAGAGCGTGCCGAAAAGATAAAGACCAAACTCTTGCAAATGCCTTCTTTAGCTGAGCTGTGGCCAGAGTTAAAAAACTAA
- the sfsA gene encoding DNA/RNA nuclease SfsA, with translation MELPADEEGMFLERPNRFLGKVALNGKIVLVHVHDPGRLPDLLLPGTPVLLKRAESPKRKTAFSLLAARKDSFWVFVNSGYHRRLTGALLEKLGEKLFPGLRGFQAEPKFDGGRLDYLLKLESQEEILLEVKGCTWAKGEIALFPDAPTTRGQKHLRHLLELRRRGLKACLWILVFRPEATCFCPAVEIDPVFAELFNEALKQGVILKMHRILYDGKNLSFGGELPLCPS, from the coding sequence ATGGAACTCCCTGCTGACGAAGAAGGCATGTTTCTTGAACGCCCAAATCGCTTTTTAGGTAAAGTAGCACTAAACGGAAAAATCGTGCTGGTTCATGTACATGACCCTGGCCGTCTTCCGGATCTTCTCCTGCCAGGAACGCCTGTGCTTTTAAAACGTGCAGAAAGCCCTAAAAGGAAAACGGCTTTTAGCCTCCTTGCCGCCCGTAAAGATAGTTTCTGGGTATTTGTCAATTCCGGCTATCATCGGCGTTTAACAGGAGCCTTATTAGAAAAACTTGGCGAAAAATTATTCCCCGGCCTTAGAGGGTTTCAGGCTGAACCCAAGTTTGACGGTGGAAGGCTTGATTATCTTTTGAAACTCGAATCACAAGAAGAAATTCTTTTGGAGGTGAAGGGGTGCACCTGGGCCAAAGGTGAGATAGCCCTTTTCCCTGATGCTCCCACTACCCGTGGGCAAAAACACCTCCGCCATCTCTTAGAACTTAGGCGAAGAGGCCTTAAAGCTTGCCTCTGGATACTCGTTTTTAGACCTGAGGCTACCTGTTTTTGCCCTGCTGTTGAGATCGACCCGGTATTTGCCGAACTTTTTAATGAAGCCTTAAAACAAGGGGTAATTTTGAAAATGCACCGCATTTTATACGATGGAAAAAATCTTTCTTTTGGAGGAGAACTTCCTCTATGCCCAAGTTGA